CCGCGGCGTCGTCTATTCGATATGAGCGACGCGACGGGGCGAAATCGGCTCGGCGACGAACAGAGCCCGTACCTCCGACAGCACGCCGACAACCCGGTCAACTGGCAGCCGTGGGACGAGGCGGCCCTCGAAACCGCCCGCGAGGAGGACAAACCCATCTTCCTCTCGGTGGGCTACTCGGCGTGTCACTGGTGTCACGTCATGGCCGACGAGAGCTTCGAGGACGAGGAGGTGGCGCGGGTGCTGAACGAGTCGTTCGTCCCCGTCAAGGTCGACAGGGAGGAGCGGCCCGACCTGGACAGAATCTACCAGACCATCTGCCAACTCGTCTCCGGCGGCGGCGGGTGGCCGCTGTCGGTGTGGCTCACTCCTGAAGGAAAGCCGTTCTACGTCGGGACGTACTTCCCGAAGGAGGAACGGCGCGACAGGGGGAACGTCCCCGGATTTCTCGACCTCTGTCGGTCGTTCGCGGACGCGTGGGAGACGGATAGAGAAGAGATAGAGAACCGCGCGCAGCAGTGGACGGACGCCCTGAAGGACCAGTTGGAGGAGACGCCCGACGAGGCGGGCGAGGCGCCCGGGACGGAGGTGCTCGGCGAGGTGGCGAAGGCCGCCCTGCGCGGCGCGGACCGCGAGTACGGCGGGTTCGGTTCCGGCGGGCCGAAGTTCCCCCAACCCGGTCGAATCGAGGCGCTGCTCCGTTCGTACGTCCACTCCGACGAGGAGGAACCGCTCGACGTGGCGATGGAGGCGCTGGACGCCATGGCCGGCGGCGGGATGTACGACCACGTCGGCGGCGGCTTCCACCGCTACGCAACCGACCGACAGTGGACCGTCCCGCACTTCGAGAAGATGCTGTACGACAACGCCGAGATTCCGCGCGTCTACCTCGCGGCCCACCGTCTCACGGGCCGGGAGGACTACGCCGACGTCGCCCGCGAGACGTTCGACTTCGTCGCGCGCGAACTCCGCCACCCGGACGGCGGCTTCTACAGCACGCTCGACGCCCAGAGCGGCGGCGAGGAGGGGACGTTCTACGTCTGGACGCCCGAACAGGTGCGCGAAGCGCTGGACGACGAGACGCGCGCCGACGTGTTCTGCGACTACTACGGCGTCAGTTCTGGGGGTAATTTCGAGAACGGCACCACCGTCCTCACCGTCTCGACGCCGATAGACGAGGTGGCCGAGGAACACGGCCTGACGACCGACGAAGCGGTCGACCACCTCGATTCGGCGCGCGAGACGCTGTTCGAGGCGCGGGAGTCGCGGACCCGCCCGCCGCGCGACGAGAAGGTGCTCGCCGGCTGGAACGGCCTGATGATTTCGAGCCTCGCGCAGGGGTCCTTGGTCCTCGGCGAGGAGTACGCCGAACGCGCGGCCGACGCGCTCGGGTTCGTCCGCGAGCACCTGTGGGACTCGGATAGAGAGCGGCTCTCCCGCCGGTTCAAGGACGGCGACGTGAAGGGGGACGGTTACCTCGAGGACTACGCGTTCCTCGCGCGTGGCGCGTTCGACCTGTACCAGGCCACCGGCGACGTCGACCACCTCGCGTTCGCCGTCGACCTCTCGCGGACGCTGGTCGACCTGTTCTACGAGGAGTCGGCGGGAACGCTGTACTTCACGCCGGCCGACGGCGAGGCGCTGGTCACCCGCCCGCAGGAGCTACAGGACCAGTCGACGCCCTCCAGCGTCGGCGTCGCCGCCTCCCTGCTCCTCGACCTCGACTCGTTCGCCCCCGACGCCGACTTCGCCGCCGTCGCGGGGTCGGTGCTCGACACGCACGCCGACCGGATTCGGGGTCGGCCGCTCGAACACGTCTCCCTCGCTCTCGCCAGCGAGAAGCGCGCCCGCGGCGGGTCCGAGATAGTCGTCGCCGCCGACGCCCTGCCCGAGTCGTTCCGCGAGACGCTGGCGGCGCGGTACGTCCCCGGGTCGGTCCTCTCCGTCCGACCGCCGACGGAGGAGGAACTGGCGCCGTGGCTCGATACGCTCGGTCTCTCGGAGGCGCCGCCCGTCTGGAAGGGCAGGGAGATGCGCGACGGCGACCCGACAGTCTACGCCTGCGAGGGGCGGGCCTGCTCGCCGCCCGCGCACTCGGTCGACGAGGCGCTGTCGTGGTTCGGCGGCGACGGCGGCCTCGACGTGGAGCCCTCGGACGTGGACCTCGACGAGTCGGGACTCGACCTCGACGGCGAGTGAGTCAGCTCCGAATCCCGCGGCCGTCGTAGCCTCGGAGCGTTTCGGCGAGGAAGTCGGCGACCGACTCCGCCCGTTCGACGTCCGCGCAGGGGAGCGCTCTCGGCGGTCGGTGCAGTTTCTCCAGCGTCCACGACAGCGCCTTTCCTATCGGGTCTTCGGAGACGGGTTCGCCGAGGCTCCACGACAGTTCGAGCGCCGTTCCGTCGGCGGTGACGCGGAGTCCCCTGAGGTTCGAGATACCGTAGCAACTGCTCCGGCGTTCGTCCAGCGTCTCCTCGCAGACGGCGGGGCCGACGCTCCACCGCCGGTTTTCGGCCTCCCACTCGGTGTGGGGTTCGCCCGCGACGAGGCAGGCGTCGAGACCCGCGAGCGAGGCTTCCGCCGCCGCGAACGCGTCTTCCGGAAGTACGCCCGCGTCGACGGCGAGGTCCGTGTGGTGCGGCATCGCCGACAGCACCGTCCGACCGTCGCGGACGAGACGAATCTCGGCGACGAAGTGCGAACCGACGACGTCGTTCGTCAGTTCGACGAGGCGGCGCATCGCGTCGCGGCCCGGTCCGTCGAGTTCGACGCCCCACGCCGTCCAGCCGTGTTCGTCTCGGTTCGGGAGTCTATCGAACTCCCCGCGAATCGCGTCCCACGCCCGCGCGCAGTCTTCGATGTCCGGCGTTTCGTCCAGCCATTCTTCGTCCAGTCTGACGAGTCCGCGGCCCGCGTACGGGGACAGGGCGTCGAACAGACCGAACAGGGCGTCGACGTAGTCGCCGCTCAGGAGGGTGTGCGTCCCGTGAAAGTCGGTGGAGGGCATGTCGCCGGGGAGTCGGACGCGGCGACCGTCAGCTTACCGCCGCAGTTCGTCCGCGAGGTAGACGGCGATGGAGACGGGTTCCTCCTCGACGAACCGCGCCACTTCCTCGCCGTTGACGGCTTCGCCGTCTGCTCGGGGCGTCTCCGACGACCCGGTGTCGCGTTCGACGACGACCGTCGGAATCAGTTCGATGTCGTACTCCTCGACGAGCGGTCCGGTCTTGCTGCCGTCGTCCTCTTTCTCCACCGGGTAGTGGTGGATGTTCTCGTCCGGGACCTCGGCGGCGTCGAGGGCGGCCCCGAAGTCGGGTAGTTGGTTTCGGCAGTC
This Halogeometricum sp. S3BR5-2 DNA region includes the following protein-coding sequences:
- a CDS encoding thioredoxin gives rise to the protein MADAESGTLETMRPNPAWDADSYADAVETLSEDGLVFRIWGGDWCSDCRNQLPDFGAALDAAEVPDENIHHYPVEKEDDGSKTGPLVEEYDIELIPTVVVERDTGSSETPRADGEAVNGEEVARFVEEEPVSIAVYLADELRR
- a CDS encoding thioredoxin domain-containing protein; translation: MSDATGRNRLGDEQSPYLRQHADNPVNWQPWDEAALETAREEDKPIFLSVGYSACHWCHVMADESFEDEEVARVLNESFVPVKVDREERPDLDRIYQTICQLVSGGGGWPLSVWLTPEGKPFYVGTYFPKEERRDRGNVPGFLDLCRSFADAWETDREEIENRAQQWTDALKDQLEETPDEAGEAPGTEVLGEVAKAALRGADREYGGFGSGGPKFPQPGRIEALLRSYVHSDEEEPLDVAMEALDAMAGGGMYDHVGGGFHRYATDRQWTVPHFEKMLYDNAEIPRVYLAAHRLTGREDYADVARETFDFVARELRHPDGGFYSTLDAQSGGEEGTFYVWTPEQVREALDDETRADVFCDYYGVSSGGNFENGTTVLTVSTPIDEVAEEHGLTTDEAVDHLDSARETLFEARESRTRPPRDEKVLAGWNGLMISSLAQGSLVLGEEYAERAADALGFVREHLWDSDRERLSRRFKDGDVKGDGYLEDYAFLARGAFDLYQATGDVDHLAFAVDLSRTLVDLFYEESAGTLYFTPADGEALVTRPQELQDQSTPSSVGVAASLLLDLDSFAPDADFAAVAGSVLDTHADRIRGRPLEHVSLALASEKRARGGSEIVVAADALPESFRETLAARYVPGSVLSVRPPTEEELAPWLDTLGLSEAPPVWKGREMRDGDPTVYACEGRACSPPAHSVDEALSWFGGDGGLDVEPSDVDLDESGLDLDGE